In the Hordeum vulgare subsp. vulgare chromosome 7H, MorexV3_pseudomolecules_assembly, whole genome shotgun sequence genome, one interval contains:
- the LOC123412876 gene encoding uncharacterized protein LOC123412876, with the protein MDTSIAALAATYTVELSEKLDVERHLHSHALRRIPRQGLRLKLQRSSQKPCRSKDIEGGLADASNCHWKNYVRALQGSTSSTLLGHTQCVSSVAWPEQRTIYSVSWDQSVRQWDAQTGRETWNMDVLQSQRTGYSEEVEDRSIRCSSFVVTCEHMKFFFLLLCFHEAEVVLALFKLILEKYCIDIRWAYDLPRISRMKYFL; encoded by the exons ATGGACACCAGCATTGCCGCCCTCGCAGCCACGTACACGGTGGAGCTCTCCGAGAAGCTTGATGTCGAGCGGCATCTTCACAGTCACGCGCTCCGGCGGATCCCTCGCCAGGGCCTCAG gctgaagcttcaaCGCAGCTCTCAGAAACCATGCCGAAGCAAAGATATTGAAGGTGGATTAGCCGATGCGAGCAACTGCCATTGGAAAAACTACGTGCGAGCATTGCAG GGTTCAACATCTTCAACACTTCTGGGACATACACAATGTGTTTCTTCTGTTGCTTGGCCTGAGCAGCGAACAATATATTCGGTATCATGGGATCAATCTGTTCGACAGTGGGATGCTCAAACAGGGAGAGAAACATGGAATATG GATGTTCTACAATCCCAAAGAACTGGCTACTCGGAAGAAGTGGAAGACAGATCAATCCGTTGTTCCTCATTTGTTGTTACATGTGAACACATGAAatttttcttccttcttctttgttTCCATGAAGCAGAAGTAGTTTTGGCTTTGTTTAAGTTAATACTGGAAAAGTATTGTATTGACATTCGTTGGGCCTATGATTTGCCGAGGATTTCAAGGATGAAGTATTTTCTGTGA